A genomic region of Candidatus Delongbacteria bacterium contains the following coding sequences:
- the mreD gene encoding rod shape-determining protein MreD → MWTLLILALLVLVQATLGDLLRLAAWAPDLMLVGSLWLLAPRGPAAAAGLGFLAGLGLDLLGTDPLGAGALAGCSAGFFGSLLLDPERQLALPFRALRALGILVCLQVLLGLIRYYGLDYDPLHQLLTVFLPSAVYSWVCWVVLSLVPLKGDSRVL, encoded by the coding sequence ATGTGGACTCTGCTGATCCTGGCCCTGCTGGTGCTGGTGCAGGCCACCCTGGGCGACCTGCTGCGGCTTGCGGCCTGGGCCCCGGACCTGATGCTGGTGGGCTCCCTCTGGCTGCTGGCCCCGCGCGGGCCCGCCGCCGCCGCCGGGCTGGGGTTTCTGGCCGGCCTGGGGCTGGACCTGCTGGGCACCGATCCCCTGGGGGCGGGAGCCCTGGCGGGCTGCAGCGCCGGGTTCTTCGGTTCCCTGCTGCTGGATCCGGAACGCCAGCTGGCCCTGCCTTTCCGGGCACTGCGCGCCCTGGGCATTCTGGTCTGTCTGCAGGTGCTGCTGGGCCTGATCCGGTATTACGGACTGGATTACGATCCGCTGCATCAGCTGCTCACGGTCTTTCTGCCCAGTGCGGTCTACAGCTGGGTCTGCTGGGTGGTGCTCTCGCTGGTTCCGCTGAAAGGCGACTCCCGTGTGCTCTGA